In Synechococcus sp. UW69, a single genomic region encodes these proteins:
- a CDS encoding endonuclease NucS domain-containing protein: MVEDLGEVTALKDYFRVMLGRGSMYAEVCRQQGFIGAHFGIDQDLTIFLGGEQRQFTQQIRPIYQEVFPEKSKGSAGLACGFLWTISKGIQVGDIVLSPNGQGRYFVGEVTGDYRYVAGNEQPHQRPVAWHEELVDRSDLSESLRNSAGSIGTVSNVSKYREELEQLIKGEAKTQALVSQDPTVEDATVFALEKHLEDFLVANWSSTPLGRTHDLYETEESGGQQFPTDTGPIDLLAISKDKQELLVVELKRGRASDAVFGQIQRYMGYVLEEIAEDHQRVRGVIIALDDDKRIRRALQIAQGIEFYRYEVKFNLIPAS; encoded by the coding sequence TTGGTTGAAGATCTCGGGGAGGTCACTGCTTTGAAGGACTACTTCCGAGTGATGTTGGGAAGGGGGAGCATGTATGCCGAGGTCTGCCGTCAGCAGGGTTTTATCGGTGCTCACTTCGGCATTGACCAGGACCTGACAATTTTTTTGGGTGGTGAGCAAAGGCAGTTCACCCAGCAGATCAGACCGATTTACCAGGAGGTGTTCCCAGAGAAGAGCAAAGGATCTGCAGGTCTTGCCTGTGGATTCCTGTGGACCATCTCAAAGGGGATTCAGGTTGGCGACATCGTGCTGTCCCCAAACGGGCAGGGGCGTTATTTCGTTGGTGAAGTGACAGGTGACTACCGCTATGTCGCTGGCAACGAGCAACCACATCAGCGTCCTGTCGCCTGGCATGAGGAACTTGTTGATCGTTCCGATCTGAGCGAATCGCTGAGGAACTCTGCGGGGTCCATCGGAACGGTCAGCAATGTCTCCAAATACAGGGAGGAATTAGAGCAACTGATCAAGGGTGAGGCGAAGACCCAGGCACTCGTTAGTCAGGACCCAACCGTTGAGGACGCCACGGTCTTTGCTCTGGAGAAGCACCTTGAGGACTTCTTGGTCGCCAACTGGTCCAGCACTCCTCTTGGAAGAACGCATGACCTCTACGAAACGGAAGAGTCAGGCGGGCAGCAGTTCCCAACGGATACGGGTCCAATCGATTTGCTCGCCATCAGCAAGGACAAGCAGGAGTTGCTTGTCGTCGAACTGAAGAGGGGACGTGCCAGCGATGCGGTGTTCGGACAGATCCAGAGGTACATGGGGTACGTCCTGGAGGAGATCGCTGAGGACCACCAGCGGGTTCGGGGCGTGATCATCGCTTTGGACGATGACAAGCGGATCAGAAGAGCACTTCAGATCGCCCAGGGCATCGAGTTCTACCGCTACGAGGTCAAGTTCAACCTGATCCCTGCCTCTTAA
- a CDS encoding M48 family metallopeptidase, which translates to MTAIPEEVLGLKVEVVRSLRRTAALHIVGSDLQVRVPQDLGDERVAAILQQKRPWIVSKVAELKRMPPQKTKELVSGESFPYLGRNYRLKVQDGHQVGVCLSGGYLQATIRPTEQGEQRQQRIQQYLDSWYKTRALERLTDKTNRYAEQIGVSPSGISVRNLKSRWGSCDSRGQLLFNWNIIKAPHAIADYVVVHELCHLVHPNHSKDFWALVGRFDPAYADHRDWLKISGRSLL; encoded by the coding sequence ATGACCGCTATCCCCGAGGAGGTGCTGGGTCTGAAGGTTGAGGTGGTTCGTTCTTTAAGGCGAACTGCTGCTCTCCACATCGTTGGCAGCGACCTCCAGGTGCGTGTCCCTCAGGATCTTGGCGACGAGCGGGTGGCAGCAATCCTTCAGCAGAAGCGCCCTTGGATCGTCAGCAAGGTCGCTGAACTCAAGCGAATGCCACCCCAGAAGACCAAGGAATTGGTCAGTGGCGAGTCATTCCCGTACCTGGGTCGCAACTACCGCTTGAAGGTGCAGGACGGGCATCAAGTTGGGGTCTGCCTTTCTGGGGGATACCTCCAAGCAACGATCCGCCCCACTGAGCAGGGAGAGCAACGCCAGCAGCGAATCCAGCAGTATCTGGACTCTTGGTACAAGACCAGAGCACTAGAGCGACTCACGGATAAGACGAATCGCTATGCCGAGCAGATCGGCGTGTCGCCTTCAGGGATCAGTGTTCGCAACCTCAAGTCCCGTTGGGGATCATGTGATTCCCGAGGTCAGTTGCTCTTCAACTGGAACATCATCAAGGCACCTCATGCCATTGCTGACTATGTGGTGGTCCATGAGTTGTGCCACCTGGTCCATCCCAATCACTCCAAGGACTTCTGGGCGTTGGTAGGGCGGTTTGACCCTGCATACGCTGATCACAGGGATTGGTTGAAGATCTCGGGGAGGTCACTGCTTTGA
- a CDS encoding type I restriction enzyme endonuclease domain-containing protein, translating into MDIVGCGEKVRDLIEEHVRATGVDPRVPPTKLFDVEFEQVLAAQTNDRAKASEVENAIKAHIKVKLDEDPEYYQSLSLRLQEIIQKCENRWEELVQQLLLFRDGMEKEKTQQDADLGLSDEEGAFYRVLMKEVTEAVGDGAMDEETHQQVLDLTKELVAEFQEATQIVGFFQKDDEMKTIKRQIKRSILDRSFGTKELIAEVTDRFMDLAKVRFQ; encoded by the coding sequence TTGGACATCGTTGGGTGCGGTGAAAAGGTCCGAGACCTGATTGAGGAGCATGTCCGTGCCACGGGAGTTGATCCCCGTGTCCCTCCCACCAAACTCTTTGATGTGGAGTTTGAGCAGGTCCTCGCTGCTCAGACGAATGACAGAGCGAAGGCGTCAGAGGTGGAGAACGCCATCAAGGCGCACATCAAGGTCAAGTTGGACGAGGACCCTGAGTACTATCAGTCCCTCTCACTGCGCTTGCAGGAGATCATCCAGAAGTGTGAGAACCGCTGGGAAGAGTTGGTTCAGCAACTTCTGCTGTTCCGTGACGGCATGGAGAAGGAGAAGACCCAGCAGGACGCTGACCTTGGTCTCTCAGATGAGGAGGGTGCCTTTTATCGGGTGCTGATGAAGGAGGTCACAGAGGCAGTGGGCGATGGAGCGATGGACGAAGAGACCCACCAGCAGGTCCTAGATCTGACCAAGGAACTGGTCGCAGAGTTCCAGGAAGCAACGCAGATCGTTGGGTTCTTCCAGAAGGACGATGAGATGAAAACCATCAAGCGTCAGATCAAGCGGTCCATCCTTGATCGCTCTTTTGGAACCAAGGAACTCATTGCTGAGGTGACTGATCGCTTCATGGACCTCGCCAAGGTCAGATTCCAATGA
- a CDS encoding ComEC/Rec2 family competence protein: protein MSRRLSVDGVALCLLVLLVLRGLLWGAPTPSRSDPSRLIQTPSVAVVISGRLVADVRRFPSGCSVLLEVDRVEGHRAMGRTELQLPNCASTLLQGWRVQATGVLRRPMPGAHPLLPGSAERLARQGSWTRLRLDSIEVLRRPPTPLVDLRRDVAQRLQKAVGPRRGAFLSALVLGSAQVQLPEDVRQAFRVAGLSHALAASGFHLSVLLGSVLMLARHWAPCLRLPLAGLSLLLFVCLAGAQPSVVRAVLMAAIALLIRESGHHSRPLGVLLLTLSGMLLFRPGWALSIGFQLSAAATAGLILTAPRLEQAVQGCLPDCCRGVAAALSIPIAALLWTLPLQLLHFGAMPLYALLANLLVAPLLAPLTLLAMLSALLALVLPPSVLPLLLWPVQQMAGLVMAISIWISQWPGAQLLTGRPQGWVVALLVVGLLPWLLRASAWSRRWALLPMATALLAHGLLQLSDGLLAVEHFGRHWLLARHRGRAALVSTHGDDRSCRMAQRIATVHGHSRLDWVMLLDPVATDVLPCWQALAHHVEAPQQGRPPIAKGKMLRSDGLSVHRPQHRTGSLVLRAGWQRWQLLPRPQALWTQQGQQRSGSPQVFTGTWLGFKPSAPQRRWLLQHWAGSRFIGL, encoded by the coding sequence CTGAGTCGACGTCTTTCCGTTGATGGCGTTGCCCTCTGCCTACTGGTACTCCTTGTGCTTCGAGGATTGCTGTGGGGAGCGCCGACGCCGAGTCGATCTGATCCATCGCGCCTGATTCAGACGCCGTCAGTAGCGGTGGTGATCAGTGGTCGATTGGTCGCCGACGTGCGGCGTTTCCCCTCAGGGTGTTCTGTCCTGCTGGAGGTGGATCGGGTTGAGGGCCACCGGGCCATGGGGCGCACTGAGTTGCAGCTCCCTAACTGCGCTTCAACGCTGCTCCAGGGCTGGCGCGTCCAAGCAACTGGGGTTCTGCGGCGTCCGATGCCTGGTGCGCACCCATTGTTGCCGGGATCGGCGGAGCGTCTGGCCCGCCAAGGCAGTTGGACTCGACTCAGGCTCGACAGCATCGAGGTTCTGCGGCGTCCACCGACACCTTTGGTTGATCTGCGGCGTGATGTTGCCCAGCGGCTTCAGAAGGCCGTAGGGCCGCGGCGGGGCGCCTTCCTGTCCGCCCTGGTTCTAGGCAGCGCCCAGGTGCAGCTCCCCGAAGACGTGCGACAGGCGTTCCGCGTTGCCGGCTTGTCCCATGCGCTCGCTGCATCGGGTTTTCACTTGTCAGTGCTGCTGGGCAGTGTGCTGATGCTGGCCCGCCATTGGGCCCCTTGCCTGAGGCTCCCTCTGGCTGGTCTTTCGCTGCTGCTGTTTGTCTGTCTTGCCGGGGCCCAGCCATCAGTGGTGCGGGCGGTGCTGATGGCTGCGATCGCATTGCTGATTCGTGAGTCAGGCCATCACAGCCGTCCGCTCGGCGTGCTTCTGCTGACACTCAGCGGGATGCTGCTGTTTCGGCCTGGCTGGGCCCTGTCGATCGGCTTTCAACTCAGTGCAGCAGCAACCGCTGGATTGATCCTTACGGCTCCACGCCTGGAGCAGGCTGTTCAAGGTTGCCTGCCTGATTGCTGTCGCGGCGTTGCCGCGGCGCTCTCCATCCCCATCGCGGCTCTTCTCTGGACGCTGCCCCTGCAGTTGCTGCACTTTGGTGCGATGCCGCTTTACGCCTTACTCGCCAATCTTCTGGTTGCTCCGCTGCTGGCACCTCTGACATTGCTGGCCATGTTGTCGGCGCTGTTGGCGTTGGTGTTGCCTCCGTCCGTTCTGCCCCTGCTGCTGTGGCCGGTGCAGCAGATGGCGGGGCTGGTGATGGCCATCTCGATTTGGATCAGTCAATGGCCTGGAGCCCAACTGCTCACTGGGCGCCCCCAGGGGTGGGTTGTTGCGCTGCTGGTTGTGGGCTTGTTGCCCTGGCTGCTGAGGGCAAGTGCTTGGAGCCGGCGCTGGGCCCTGCTCCCAATGGCAACTGCCTTGCTGGCCCACGGCTTGTTGCAGCTCTCCGATGGCCTCCTGGCGGTCGAGCATTTTGGTCGCCACTGGTTGCTGGCTCGTCATCGTGGGCGTGCTGCTTTGGTGAGCACCCATGGCGATGATCGGAGTTGCCGAATGGCCCAACGGATCGCCACGGTGCATGGTCACTCCCGCCTGGATTGGGTGATGTTGTTGGATCCCGTGGCCACGGATGTGCTCCCCTGTTGGCAAGCGCTGGCACACCACGTCGAGGCCCCTCAGCAGGGCCGCCCTCCAATTGCCAAAGGCAAGATGCTGCGGAGTGATGGCTTGTCGGTGCACCGCCCGCAGCACCGCACGGGATCACTGGTGTTGCGGGCGGGATGGCAGCGCTGGCAGTTGCTGCCTAGGCCTCAGGCGTTGTGGACTCAGCAGGGGCAACAGCGTTCAGGTTCCCCGCAGGTTTTCACTGGAACATGGCTTGGCTTCAAGCCTTCTGCACCGCAGCGCCGTTGGCTTCTGCAGCATTGGGCTGGCTCGCGGTTCATTGGCCTCTAA
- the glyQ gene encoding glycine--tRNA ligase subunit alpha, whose protein sequence is MHFQDIISTLNRFWADQGCLLLQPYDTEKGAGTMSPHTVLRAIGPEPWAVAYPEPCRRPTDGRYGDNPNRAQHYFQYQVLIKPSPDGIQETYLASLEALGIKAADHDIRFVEDNWESPTLGAWGVGWEVWLDGMEVTQFTYFQQCGGIDCKPVSIEITYGLERLAMYLQDVESIWDLSWNGKRSYGEIWLPFEKGQCHFNFEAANPERLKQLFAIYEAEASDLIEQKLPAPALDFVLKCSHTFNLLEARGVISVTERTATIGRIRNLARKVAEGWLAEREALGFPLLEGGTLETAA, encoded by the coding sequence ATGCACTTCCAGGACATCATCAGCACGCTTAACCGGTTCTGGGCGGACCAGGGGTGTCTGCTGCTGCAGCCCTACGACACGGAAAAGGGTGCCGGCACCATGAGTCCCCACACGGTGCTTCGTGCCATAGGCCCCGAACCCTGGGCCGTGGCCTATCCCGAACCCTGCCGCCGCCCCACCGATGGTCGCTATGGCGATAACCCCAATCGGGCTCAGCACTACTTCCAGTACCAGGTGCTGATTAAGCCGTCTCCCGATGGCATTCAGGAGACCTATTTGGCTTCGCTCGAGGCTCTGGGCATCAAGGCCGCTGATCACGACATCCGTTTCGTCGAAGACAACTGGGAATCCCCCACTCTCGGGGCCTGGGGAGTGGGCTGGGAAGTCTGGCTCGATGGCATGGAGGTCACCCAGTTCACCTATTTCCAGCAATGCGGAGGCATTGACTGCAAGCCGGTTTCCATTGAGATCACCTACGGCCTGGAACGGCTGGCCATGTACCTCCAGGACGTTGAAAGCATCTGGGATCTGAGCTGGAACGGCAAGCGCAGCTATGGCGAGATCTGGTTGCCGTTTGAAAAGGGCCAGTGCCATTTCAACTTCGAGGCCGCCAATCCTGAGCGGCTTAAGCAGTTGTTTGCCATCTATGAGGCTGAAGCCTCTGATTTGATCGAGCAGAAACTGCCTGCGCCGGCCCTGGATTTCGTTCTGAAGTGCAGCCACACCTTCAACCTGCTGGAAGCCCGTGGCGTGATTTCCGTGACCGAACGCACGGCCACCATCGGTCGTATCCGCAACCTGGCCCGTAAGGTGGCCGAGGGCTGGCTGGCGGAACGGGAGGCCTTGGGCTTTCCGTTGCTGGAGGGGGGAACTCTCGAGACAGCGGCGTAA
- a CDS encoding site-specific integrase gives MSVFHKVNRSGKAKVLSDEERELIFRQLPEKYRLIAETLYWSAGRIKEVLTIRVRNLVPDREMVVLERQTTKTKETREIYLPAHLMQKLLLRARCLGLGPSDYLFFNESPTQDRGCRKHLTVQSFDKALRHVCDWNNLRGISSHSFRRTQLTELYRDAWSLREIQHISGHRSLQSLQEYLEVDKEEVVSKFRQRMAST, from the coding sequence GTGTCTGTCTTCCACAAGGTCAACCGCTCGGGCAAGGCAAAGGTCCTCTCTGATGAAGAGCGGGAATTGATTTTTCGGCAACTGCCCGAGAAATACCGCCTGATTGCCGAGACCCTCTACTGGTCTGCGGGCAGGATCAAAGAGGTTCTCACTATCCGAGTGCGGAATCTGGTTCCCGATCGGGAGATGGTTGTTCTGGAGAGGCAGACCACCAAGACCAAGGAAACCCGAGAGATCTACTTGCCTGCCCACCTCATGCAGAAGTTGCTTCTGCGTGCTCGTTGCCTTGGTCTGGGTCCCTCTGACTATTTGTTCTTCAACGAGTCACCCACACAAGACCGTGGATGCAGGAAGCATCTGACGGTGCAGTCCTTTGATAAGGCGCTTCGTCATGTCTGTGATTGGAACAACCTTCGCGGAATCTCCTCACATAGTTTCCGTCGTACTCAACTGACGGAGTTGTATCGCGATGCTTGGTCGTTGCGAGAGATCCAGCACATCAGTGGGCACCGCTCGCTGCAATCCCTTCAGGAGTACTTGGAAGTGGATAAGGAGGAGGTCGTGAGCAAATTCCGCCAACGCATGGCGTCCACCTAA
- a CDS encoding tetratricopeptide repeat protein, protein MDEENFYRQNKGLPERQPTWNAFGIAPVLASSNKRWAKWFARIILLILSAAIMTAIFAPRREESYNRYVLSGESNFNTGNFNGAIKDYTAVIKINPQNADAYNYRGTSKYELKDYQGAIDDYTQAIRINPQDGNAYFYRGTSKFELKDYQGAINDYTQAIKINPQDGDSHVWRGDAKYESKDYKGAIKDYTQAIRINPQNEYSYYSRGLSKHELKDRLGAINDYTQAIKINPQDDVYYYSRGNSKYVLKDYEGAIKDYTQAIRINPQDDAYHLRGKSKYELKDYEGSIVDYTQAITINPQNDNAYYLRGKSKYELKDYEGSIVDYTEAISINSQDANFYYARGNSKISLGDQQGASIDFSKGRSILQR, encoded by the coding sequence ATGGATGAGGAAAATTTTTACAGGCAAAACAAAGGATTACCAGAGAGGCAACCGACTTGGAATGCATTTGGAATTGCACCAGTTCTTGCTTCCTCAAACAAAAGATGGGCAAAATGGTTTGCAAGAATCATTCTATTAATACTTTCCGCAGCAATAATGACAGCAATCTTTGCACCACGAAGGGAAGAAAGTTACAACAGATATGTTTTGAGTGGAGAGTCAAATTTCAATACTGGCAATTTTAATGGAGCAATAAAAGACTACACGGCAGTAATTAAAATTAATCCTCAAAATGCAGACGCATACAACTATCGTGGTACTTCAAAATATGAATTAAAAGACTACCAAGGAGCAATAGACGACTACACGCAAGCAATTAGAATAAATCCTCAAGATGGAAATGCTTATTTCTATCGTGGTACTTCAAAATTTGAATTAAAAGATTACCAAGGAGCAATAAACGACTACACCCAAGCAATTAAAATCAATCCTCAAGACGGAGATTCCCACGTATGGCGAGGTGACGCAAAATACGAATCAAAAGATTATAAAGGAGCAATAAAAGACTACACACAAGCAATTAGAATAAATCCTCAAAATGAATACAGTTATTACAGTCGCGGACTCTCAAAACATGAATTAAAGGATCGCCTAGGAGCAATAAATGATTACACACAGGCAATCAAGATTAATCCTCAAGACGATGTTTATTATTACAGTCGCGGCAACTCAAAGTATGTACTGAAAGATTACGAAGGGGCAATAAAAGACTACACGCAAGCAATCAGAATAAATCCTCAGGATGATGCTTATCACCTTCGGGGTAAGTCAAAATATGAACTGAAAGATTACGAAGGTTCAATAGTTGATTACACTCAAGCAATTACAATAAATCCTCAAAATGATAATGCTTATTACCTTCGGGGTAAGTCAAAATATGAACTAAAAGATTACGAGGGTTCAATAGTTGATTACACTGAAGCAATAAGTATAAATTCACAAGATGCCAATTTTTATTACGCCCGGGGTAATTCTAAAATTTCATTGGGAGATCAGCAGGGGGCATCAATTGATTTCAGCAAAGGGCGTAGTATTCTTCAAAGATGA
- a CDS encoding tyrosine-type recombinase/integrase produces MSGACIEKISLAGGKFEICRFANSPRIWYYRQYVNDGGKRTYIKRSLKTDDQGVAEEEAWTYWSKLKSIQTDGGSITSKSIQVLMDDWIEQNRKRVETGEIQESTWRSKKSFFTNSLVNYFKSRGVKRITDLQSDTFNDFRYWRTLEGWKFYRGSNPNQRKPPTDGTINSEIGLINEWFNNYLIPKGYVVKKPVIKLKTLEYDDLSANPPIPVKQWEMIWRYLKSWSESKVGVNRPEVLYWRQCFRHYMLCSYNLGNRPSELIGRFNKKKGVLERGVLWENIEIIPQTRWSESQKKEVEDKSISLVNILKTKTKVPREVPCRAAEHFERWRDFAVRWREENGYPPLKGNDLVFLNPKTNKPYSYTMFSKAWSELKLKIGDKFEDEYTLYSTRSSFVTNLLEEGVAADDVCKLTGHSYSVMRRFYDRAQMRNRIPEVTKRRYGRKDQNPYGAYKLVDD; encoded by the coding sequence ATGAGCGGAGCATGTATTGAAAAGATTTCTTTGGCGGGAGGCAAGTTTGAGATCTGTCGCTTTGCTAATTCTCCTCGTATCTGGTATTACAGGCAGTATGTGAATGATGGTGGTAAGCGGACTTATATCAAGCGTTCGCTTAAGACTGATGATCAGGGTGTTGCTGAAGAAGAAGCATGGACTTACTGGAGCAAATTAAAAAGTATTCAAACTGATGGCGGGAGTATTACCTCAAAGTCAATTCAGGTTTTGATGGATGACTGGATTGAGCAGAACCGCAAGCGTGTTGAAACTGGAGAGATTCAAGAATCTACATGGCGCAGTAAGAAATCATTTTTTACCAATAGTTTGGTCAACTACTTTAAGAGTCGTGGTGTTAAGAGGATTACTGATCTTCAGTCAGATACATTTAATGACTTCCGTTATTGGAGAACTCTTGAAGGGTGGAAGTTCTATCGCGGTTCTAATCCGAACCAACGGAAACCTCCAACAGATGGAACTATTAATTCTGAAATCGGTTTGATCAATGAGTGGTTTAATAACTATCTAATACCAAAGGGATATGTTGTTAAGAAACCAGTGATCAAGTTAAAAACTCTTGAATATGATGATCTGTCTGCAAACCCTCCGATTCCAGTAAAGCAGTGGGAGATGATATGGCGCTATTTGAAGAGTTGGTCTGAATCAAAGGTAGGTGTGAACAGACCTGAAGTCCTTTACTGGCGTCAATGCTTCAGGCATTACATGCTTTGCTCTTATAACTTGGGCAACCGACCCTCTGAACTCATTGGTCGCTTTAATAAGAAGAAGGGAGTTCTTGAGCGTGGTGTTCTCTGGGAGAATATTGAGATTATTCCTCAAACCCGTTGGTCGGAGAGTCAGAAGAAGGAGGTAGAGGATAAATCTATCTCGTTGGTAAACATCCTTAAAACTAAAACAAAGGTCCCTCGCGAGGTTCCATGTCGTGCTGCAGAACACTTTGAGCGTTGGCGGGATTTCGCTGTCCGCTGGCGAGAGGAGAATGGGTATCCACCACTCAAAGGTAATGACCTAGTCTTCTTAAACCCAAAAACTAATAAACCTTATTCGTACACTATGTTCAGTAAGGCATGGTCAGAATTAAAATTAAAGATAGGAGATAAGTTTGAGGATGAATATACCCTCTATTCAACTCGTAGTAGTTTCGTCACTAACTTGCTGGAGGAGGGCGTAGCTGCTGACGACGTTTGTAAGTTGACTGGTCATAGTTATAGCGTTATGAGACGTTTTTATGATCGCGCACAAATGAGGAACAGGATTCCTGAAGTTACCAAGCGTCGTTACGGCAGAAAGGATCAGAACCCATATGGCGCTTATAAGTTGGTTGATGATTAA
- the ubiE gene encoding bifunctional demethylmenaquinone methyltransferase/2-methoxy-6-polyprenyl-1,4-benzoquinol methylase UbiE, with the protein MKPGDSAAVEQLFDAVAPRYDRLNDVLSFGLHRQWKRQLVRSLKPVAGEQWLDLCCGTGDLALELGRCVRPGGAVTGLDAAAAPLERARQRQRQQPWLPVSFQQGDALQTGLTSACADGAVMAYGLRNLADPLQGLKELRRLLKPGGRAGVLDFNRLPQSGAAAAFQRFYLRRLVVPAAASVGLREEYAYLERSLERFPDGSEQERLAQEAGFAEAVHRAVVGRQMGVLTLRA; encoded by the coding sequence ATGAAGCCTGGTGATTCCGCGGCAGTTGAACAGCTGTTTGACGCGGTGGCTCCGCGCTACGACCGCCTGAACGACGTGCTCAGTTTTGGGCTGCATCGTCAGTGGAAACGTCAGCTGGTGCGGTCCCTCAAGCCAGTTGCTGGTGAACAGTGGCTGGATCTGTGCTGTGGGACGGGAGATCTGGCCTTGGAGCTGGGGCGCTGTGTGCGCCCCGGCGGCGCGGTGACCGGTTTGGATGCGGCCGCGGCTCCACTGGAGCGGGCCCGCCAGCGCCAACGCCAGCAGCCTTGGTTGCCGGTGTCCTTCCAGCAAGGGGATGCCCTGCAAACCGGATTGACCAGTGCCTGTGCTGACGGCGCAGTCATGGCCTACGGGCTGCGCAATTTGGCGGACCCTTTGCAGGGGCTGAAGGAACTGCGACGGCTGCTGAAGCCAGGGGGACGCGCAGGGGTGCTGGATTTCAATCGATTGCCGCAGAGCGGAGCGGCGGCTGCGTTTCAACGCTTCTATCTGCGCCGCCTGGTGGTGCCCGCCGCCGCTTCAGTGGGTTTGCGCGAGGAGTACGCCTACCTGGAGAGAAGCCTGGAGCGCTTCCCTGATGGGTCTGAGCAGGAACGGCTGGCACAGGAGGCGGGATTTGCTGAAGCGGTCCATCGCGCTGTTGTGGGAAGACAGATGGGGGTTTTGACCCTCAGGGCGTGA
- the hisF gene encoding imidazole glycerol phosphate synthase subunit HisF: protein MVALRLIPCLDVASGRVVKGVNFVGLRDAGDPVELACRYSRAGADELVFLDIAASHEGRGTLIDMVRRTAESVTIPFTVGGGISTVEGITELLRAGADKVSLNSSAVRRPELVREGADQFGCQCIVVAIDARRRDAGGWDVYVKGGRENTGLDVVEWAKRVAGLGAGEILLTSMDGDGTQAGYDLALTRAVADAVPIPVIASGGAGCMDHIAEALDVGSEGGHASAALLASLLHDGVLTVEQIKQDLLSRGLTIRP from the coding sequence ATGGTTGCTCTGCGTCTGATTCCCTGCCTCGATGTCGCCAGTGGACGGGTGGTGAAAGGTGTCAATTTTGTTGGCCTGCGCGATGCCGGTGATCCGGTGGAACTCGCCTGCCGTTACAGCCGTGCAGGGGCTGATGAATTGGTTTTCCTCGATATCGCGGCCAGCCACGAGGGGCGCGGCACCCTGATCGACATGGTGCGTCGCACCGCTGAATCGGTCACGATTCCTTTCACAGTGGGCGGTGGGATCAGCACCGTTGAGGGGATCACCGAGCTGTTGCGGGCCGGTGCCGACAAGGTGAGCCTCAATTCTTCGGCGGTGCGTCGGCCTGAGTTGGTGCGGGAGGGGGCGGATCAGTTCGGCTGTCAGTGCATTGTTGTGGCTATTGATGCCCGTCGGCGCGATGCAGGTGGGTGGGATGTGTATGTGAAGGGAGGACGTGAGAACACTGGTCTCGATGTTGTGGAGTGGGCGAAGAGGGTGGCGGGCCTCGGGGCCGGTGAGATCCTGCTGACGTCGATGGACGGCGATGGAACCCAGGCTGGATACGACCTCGCCTTGACCCGGGCCGTGGCCGATGCCGTCCCCATCCCGGTGATCGCTTCCGGAGGAGCTGGTTGCATGGATCACATCGCTGAAGCTCTGGATGTGGGCTCCGAGGGAGGGCATGCCTCTGCAGCGTTATTGGCTTCTCTTTTGCACGATGGCGTTCTAACGGTGGAACAAATCAAGCAGGATCTGCTTTCCCGTGGCCTGACGATTCGTCCATGA
- a CDS encoding DUF2862 domain-containing protein yields MSQGDVISIGSKVRVTRVRDRIPQAMVDLLKKDANGTVKDFRTVDGKGIGVVVELSDGSTSWFFEDEIAAS; encoded by the coding sequence ATGTCCCAGGGTGACGTCATCTCGATCGGCTCCAAGGTTCGCGTGACCCGCGTGCGGGATCGCATTCCACAGGCGATGGTGGACCTTCTCAAGAAGGACGCCAACGGCACGGTGAAGGATTTCCGCACTGTCGACGGCAAGGGAATCGGTGTGGTGGTCGAGCTCAGTGATGGCTCCACCAGCTGGTTCTTCGAAGACGAAATCGCCGCCTCCTGA